The sequence ATTTTTTGCTTAGTGAACATCATCTTCACCACCTATATCTCGCAAACCCAAAGTACAATGCCCCTGTACTTCAGCAATTTCTTGCGTATAGAAGAATCTGGAAAAGGATTTTCCCCCACAACCATTAGTGCTTTATTTACCTGGCACCTTGTCTTAGCCATTCTCTTACAGCTGCCAGTTGTCAGAATGTTTAAACGTTTGAGCCATCCCTACGCCTTGTGCATTTCCGCCCTATTTTGGGGATTAGGATTTAGCTTAATTTGGTTTACAGGAGTAGCAGCATCAAGTCAGTTATTGTGGGCAATTTTAGCAATGGGAGTTTTTGCGATCGCCCTTGTCTCCTACACTCCCTCAGCATCTTCTCTGATTACAGTCTTAGCCCCCGAATCTCAACGTGGCGTATATTTTTCAATCAATTCTCTTTGTTGGGCAATCGGCTATTTCATTGGCCCTACAGTGGGTGGCTGGGCATTAGATCAACCGCCCGTTGTGGCGCATGGTCTGTGGCTGGGCTTCGCATTCAGCGTAGCCATAACTATTGCCATTTTGCAATACCTCAACCAGATTTTAAACGCAAAGAACGCAGAGGGTAACGTAAAGTAACGCCAAGACTCTGGGTACCGAGAGCGTTTAAAATGCTTTATCGCCGTCTTTCTTGCAACTTGCGATAAACATCTCTAACATCAACATGATGGTGAGCTAAAGCAACCAGGGTATGATAGAACAAATCAGCAACCTCACCCGCGATCGCGTTCTTGTCGTCATCCTTGCAAGCCATCACCACTTCAGCAGATTCTTCGCCAACTTTTTTCAAAATCTTGTTATCTCCACCGGCAAATAGCTTGCTGGTGTAAGAACTTTCGCTAGGATTATCGCGGCGATCGCAAATCGTCGCAAACAAATCCGACAAGGTATCTGCGGGAGGCGGCGCTTTTTCCCCATCTACTTGATGAAAACAGCTGCGTTCTCCGGTGTGACAGGCAATTTCTCCCACCTGTTCCACAGTAACCAGCAGCGCATCGCTATCGCAGTCATAACGGAGACTTCGCACATTTTGTAAATGCCCCGAAGTCGCCCCTTTATGCCACAACTCCCCACGAGAACGGCTCCAATACCAAGCTTGTCCCGTTTCCAGCGTTTTCTGTAACGACTCCCGATTCATCCAAGCCATCATCAAGACCGTACCATCCAGATAATCTTGCGCGATCGCTGGCACCAGTCCCTGCTCGTTGTAGCGGATTCGATCGACAGGGATGGATTGGCTTAAAGCAGAGGGTTCAGCAGCTGGCATTTTCAGTACAAATGACTCACTTGTACAAGATATCACTCCTCACCACCAACTGCTCAGCACCCGTTCTAGATGCCTCAGATATTCTTCCGGGTTGTTCGCTAAAGTGAATAAGAGGTTGCAAGAAGCAGTTCCAGGCATTTGCCAAAGATGCTATTTAAGCTGGCTAACCAGGCTGGCTGATTGACTTCTGACAGCGTAAATGAGAACCTTGTGAGCCTTGAAGTCCTCTGTCTACCATCGAAGCTACCATTGAACCGTCGAACTGAATCGCTGAATCGAACTACCAAGTTGAATGCTACCCGATCGGAACTCCTAGGCTGCCTTCCAGAAACAAGAGCAAACACTCACAGGTAAATTCTGATTCGTTTGGTAGGACATGATTGGCATTACCCTCAGTAGGATAATTGAACAGCGTAATCTCTGCGATCGCAGCTTCCGCCTATCTTGAGGCAGAGATTTTATCATCAAAACGAGGAGATAACATTGATTACTTCTACAAATTTGAAAACCACCAAGTCAGAAGAAATATTCGCCGCTGCTCAACATTTGATGCCAGGAGGTGTCAGTTCACCAGTCCGGGCGTTTAAATCGGTGGGAGGACAACCTATCGTCTTTGACCACGTCAAAGGTGCCTATATCTGGGATGTCGATGGCAACCAATATATCGACTACGTTGGCACCTGGGGACCCGCGATTTGCGGTCATGCCCATCCAGAAGTGATTAGTGCCTTGCACGAAGCCCTGGAAAAAGGCACCAGCTTTGGTGCCCCCTCCGTGTTGGAAAATGTGCTGGCAGAGATGGTGATTGACGCCGTACCCAGCATTGAAATGGTGCGCTTTGTCAACTCCGGAACCGAGGCGTGCATGGCAGTTCTGCGCCTGATGCGAGCTTTCACCGGACGCGACAAGCTGATTAAATTTGAAGGCTGCTATCACGGTCACGCTGATATGTTCCTGGTGAAAGCTGGTTCCGGTGTCGCTACCCTCGGCTTGCCGGATTCTCCAGGCGTTCCCAAGACGACAACCAGCAACACGCTCACTGCCCCCTACAATGACCTGGAAGCCGTCAAAGCTTTATTTGACGCAAACCCCGATCAGATTGCTGGGGTGATTCTAGAGCCAGTGGTGGGCAATGCTGGCTTTATTACGCCGGACGCGGGTTTCCTGGAAGGCTTGCGAATGATTACGCAAGAAAATGGCGCGTTACTCGTATTTGACGAAGTCATGACCGGCTTCCGGATTGCCTACGGTGGGGCACAGGAGAGATTTGGGATTACCCCTGACTTGACAACGCTGGGTAAAGTAATCGGCGGTGGCTTGCCGGTGGGTGCTTACGGTGGACGCCGCGATATTATGTCGATGATTGCTCCAGCCGGGCCAGTGTATCAAGCCGGGACGCTTTCGGGGAATCCTCTGGCGATGACTGCCGGAATCAAAACGCTGGAATTGCTGCGAAAACCAGGCAGCTACGAGCAGTTAGACAAGATGACAAAGAAGCTCAGTGATGGCTTGCTGCAAATTGCTAAGGAAACAGGTCATGCGGCTTGCGGCGGTAGCATCAGCGCGATGTTTGGCTTGTTCTTCACTCAAGGGCCAGTCCATAACTACGAAGATGCTAAAAAGTCTGACTCGAACAAGTTTAGCCGCTTCCATCGCGGAATGTTAGAGCGGGGTGTGTATCTGGCACCTTCTCAGTTTGAGGCTGGATTTACTTCTCTGGCGCACACAGATGAAGATATTGACCGCACTTTGGCAGCAGCGAGAGAAGTAATGTCTGGGCTGTAAGTTAGTCTCGCTACGCTTTCATCCCGCCAGGAACTTAAGTTCCTGGCTAATCGCTCAAGCCCGTTTTAACGGACGGGGAAAATTAAATTTGAGTTGGATAAACCTGAATTTTGCGATTAGCCAGAAACTTGATTTTCATCAGCCATGCACGTTAGCGCTATATAGAGCGCCAGGGAAAAGTAAGCGCAGAGATCCAAGACTTAATAAATGAATTAGGATTGCTATCTAGACAGTAATTTAAAACGCGAGAAAACCTAATTTCTGCATAGTTTACGCTATCGCTTATCCATCTAAAAATACTTAATTCTGCCTACTTATAGGCGATCTAAATTGAGATAGAATACGAGACCACCCTCAGGTGCGTGGATAATTTGTTCAATAGCGACGGGTAAATCTTCGGGTTGATAAAAAGCTGGGATTTTCTCAAATTTTTCTTCTGATACTTCTAATATTTTAGGCATTTCAGAGACGGGAATGCCTAATTTTTCTTTTTGCTTGATGGTGCAAACAATTAGATAGTGGTAGTCTGTTTCGTGGGATTTTAGAAATAGCGCTGATAGATCGATAAGCGCGATCGCTTCCTGTTCGTATTCCATTAACCGGCGACCGTTGATTAGGGCAGCGTGGGGTGTAAAGGCTTTGAGAACGCGCTGAACTCGGTCAATTGCGATCGCGTACTGTTCGCTTCCCATCTGAAACGAGACCAGTTTTCGCTTGGCAATCCGAGTTGAGACAAGGGCTTTAGTCCGGAATCGGCGATTCATAAATTCTTTAATGTTTAATTAATTTAGCGATCGCTTCTAATAAC comes from Coleofasciculus sp. FACHB-T130 and encodes:
- a CDS encoding MFS transporter; this translates as IFCLVNIIFTTYISQTQSTMPLYFSNFLRIEESGKGFSPTTISALFTWHLVLAILLQLPVVRMFKRLSHPYALCISALFWGLGFSLIWFTGVAASSQLLWAILAMGVFAIALVSYTPSASSLITVLAPESQRGVYFSINSLCWAIGYFIGPTVGGWALDQPPVVAHGLWLGFAFSVAITIAILQYLNQILNAKNAEGNVK
- a CDS encoding chemotaxis protein CheW — its product is MNRRFRTKALVSTRIAKRKLVSFQMGSEQYAIAIDRVQRVLKAFTPHAALINGRRLMEYEQEAIALIDLSALFLKSHETDYHYLIVCTIKQKEKLGIPVSEMPKILEVSEEKFEKIPAFYQPEDLPVAIEQIIHAPEGGLVFYLNLDRL
- the hemL gene encoding glutamate-1-semialdehyde 2,1-aminomutase; translation: MTSTNLKTTKSEEIFAAAQHLMPGGVSSPVRAFKSVGGQPIVFDHVKGAYIWDVDGNQYIDYVGTWGPAICGHAHPEVISALHEALEKGTSFGAPSVLENVLAEMVIDAVPSIEMVRFVNSGTEACMAVLRLMRAFTGRDKLIKFEGCYHGHADMFLVKAGSGVATLGLPDSPGVPKTTTSNTLTAPYNDLEAVKALFDANPDQIAGVILEPVVGNAGFITPDAGFLEGLRMITQENGALLVFDEVMTGFRIAYGGAQERFGITPDLTTLGKVIGGGLPVGAYGGRRDIMSMIAPAGPVYQAGTLSGNPLAMTAGIKTLELLRKPGSYEQLDKMTKKLSDGLLQIAKETGHAACGGSISAMFGLFFTQGPVHNYEDAKKSDSNKFSRFHRGMLERGVYLAPSQFEAGFTSLAHTDEDIDRTLAAAREVMSGL
- the hisIE gene encoding bifunctional phosphoribosyl-AMP cyclohydrolase/phosphoribosyl-ATP diphosphatase HisIE; the protein is MPAAEPSALSQSIPVDRIRYNEQGLVPAIAQDYLDGTVLMMAWMNRESLQKTLETGQAWYWSRSRGELWHKGATSGHLQNVRSLRYDCDSDALLVTVEQVGEIACHTGERSCFHQVDGEKAPPPADTLSDLFATICDRRDNPSESSYTSKLFAGGDNKILKKVGEESAEVVMACKDDDKNAIAGEVADLFYHTLVALAHHHVDVRDVYRKLQERRR